ACCCGAGCGAAACCAGTCACCGGAATGGACGCACGCCCCGAACGATCTCTCGGCCGGAAGAGTTACGTAAAGGCACGCAAAACACTCAGAGGGGTTTACAACGGCACCGTAGGTGGCATGTCGATTTCGCCGACGTGCGAATCCCCGAGCGCACACTGAGCGAAAGGCCCTGGCGCTTATGAACACCACGGTCAGCTGCGAGCTGCACCTGCGCCTCGTTGTGTCGAGCGAGTCCTCCCTGCCTGTCCCCGCAGGCCTGCGGTACGACACGGCCGACCCCTACGCCGTGCACGCCACCTTCCACACCGGAGCCGAGGAGACCGTCGAGTGGGTGTTCGCCCGCGACCTCCTCGCCGAGGGACTTCACCGCCCTACGGGCACCGGCGACGTCCGCGTCTGGCCGTCGCGCAGTCACGGTCAGGGCGTCGTGTGCATCGCCCTGAGCTCACCGGAGGGCGAGGCCCTGCTCGAGGCCCCGGCACGGGCCCTGGAGTCCTTCCTGAAGCGGACCGACGCCGCCGTGCCGCCCGGCACGGAGCACCGGCATTTCGATCTCGATCAGGAGCTCTCGCACATCCTGGCGGAAAGCTAGGGCGAGGCCCCCACAAAGCCGCCCGGCGCCGTCGACTCGGGGAGACGGCTCGGGCCAGGACAACCGCATACGGGATACACCGGCGCCGGCACCGCGGCTCACGCGGGTCGGCGCCGGTTCGCGTGTGCCGCGTAGCCGTCTGCGGGCGGGGTGGGAACCA
This genomic stretch from Streptomyces sp. Go-475 harbors:
- a CDS encoding SsgA family sporulation/cell division regulator, producing MNTTVSCELHLRLVVSSESSLPVPAGLRYDTADPYAVHATFHTGAEETVEWVFARDLLAEGLHRPTGTGDVRVWPSRSHGQGVVCIALSSPEGEALLEAPARALESFLKRTDAAVPPGTEHRHFDLDQELSHILAES